The Oscillatoria acuminata PCC 6304 genomic interval AAAAAATCCATCGGTGAATTCTAAAATTTCCCCTTGGTTAGCCAGCGCCCTGTATCCATTAGGTCGTTTTGTTGTCCTCCCTGCCTACTTTAAAGAGATTGAAGTCATCGGTCGAGAACATATTCCCACCAATGGACCCACTATCCTGGCCCCGACCCATCGATCGCGGTGGGATGGGATTTTAGTCGCCTATGCCGCAGGCCGACATATCACCGGACGGGACTTACGGTATATGGTTTCTGTTGATGAATTTAAAGGAATTTACAGTTGGTTAATTCCCCGGGTCGGTGGATTTCCCATTGATAGAAAACGTCCGGGAATTGCAAGTTTGCGACATGGGGTCGAACTCCTAGAAGTGGGTGAAATGTTAGCAATTTTCGCCGAAGGGGCGATTTTTCGCGATGGTAAACTGCATCCCCTCAAACCCGGATTAGCAAGATTGGCGATTCAAGCGGAATCCCTCCATCCTAATTTGGGGGTGAAAATTGTGCCGATGAATTTGGAATATCAGCCGACTATACCCGAGTGGCGATCGCAGGTAAAAATTACCATTGCCCCTCCCTTAGAAGTCTCTCAATACTGCTTAGACACGCCTAAAGAAAGTGGCAATCAACTGACCTCCGATTTAGAAATAGCACTCAGGGCGATCGGTCAAGGTCCTAGGTAAAACCTTCTCTCTTTACTCCGGAACACGCCTAAAAACCCTGTTATTCATGGCAAAAATTGGGTGGTTCAGTAACCACCCAATGGAACGACTCCACTGTTCTAACAGGAGGTTGGCATCATTTTAAGGATGCTCACCGATTGAGAATAGTGGCATCGCGTGAAACAACAATCCTTAACCCGTTGCCAAAATGTCCGGGGATCCGGATACAAACATCCCATTCAAATCTGACGGATTGATATTTAAAACCACGCCTAAAATCTCATTGGTATCAATGATGCGAATGACTGTATCATTCATTCCATTGTTATCCAAATCGATGATAGCCTCATAGGTAATATCATTCTCTGTCAATCCATCAGTTAAGCCGATTCGGTCTCCCTCGGCCCGGTTAAAATCGGTAATAAAGTCAGCTTCTAGGGGATTAGTCACCCCAACAACGGTATCTCGACGGAGGACGAACAAATCAGCCCCCGCCCCCCCGGTGAGAACATCGGTCCCAAAGTCACCCATTAAAACGTCATCCCCCGATCCGCCGTATAACGAATCATCGCCTTGACCTCCCCGCAGCAGATTCTGACCACTGCTGCCAAAAATGACATCATTCCCTTGATTGCCGTTGATGGTATCATTGCCATCGGCCCCAACGATTGTATCATCGTCCATTCCGCCGCGCAGGAAGTTATTTCCGCCGGTGCCATAGATGCGATCGCGCCCTTCATTCCCATTGATCAGTTCACCGTCGGTTGAACCGATGATGATATCATCTCCCGCTAATCCCCGCAGTCCGAATTGATAGCCATTCAGCGCCCCTGGAGTCAGTTGAACCACCGATGAAGTCCCAACCAGGTCAAAAAATCCCTGATTGTTCGGCGCTAAGGGTTCAGAAATCAGGGCGACTCCCACCGTGGGAGGGGGTGTGACAGCCGGGATTTCTGGTCGTCCAGATGTCTGAGGGGTGGGGGGTAAAGGGTCAGAAATCGGCGCGACTTCCTCTACAGGCGGTTGTCCAGATGCCTGAGGGGTGGGGGGTAAAGGGTCGGAAATCGGCGCGACTTCCTCTACAGGCGGTTGTAGTGAAGGTGAGGTTTCGGGTCTTGCAGATGCCTGATTATTGGGGCCTGTGGTGATCGTCATTGGAGTTCCAAAAACCTGGGTCCAATAATGAGAGAAGTTGACATTGCCGGTATCATTTTCCTGAAAATGATAGCCTACACCAATTTCCGTTACAGCGGGACTCAGGATGTTGGCTCGATGTGAGGGACTATCCATCCATCCCTGGACCGTTTGCTCCGGTGTCGGCTCACCTGCGGCGACGTTTTCAGCAACGGTCCGATAATCATACCCTTGACTCGCTACGCGATCGGCTGCACTGGATCGATCTACTGGGTCGGTATGGGCGATAAAATCGCGCATTCCCATATTCACACTATGGACTTGGGCTGCCGCCGCTAATTGCGGATTGAACGTGAGGGGGTCTAAACCGCGTTGCGCCCGTTCTGCATTGGTGAGTTCGACAACCCGCTTAAGAAATTCTGCATTCATGTATCTGATTACTCCTGGTGTACGATTCTGTTTCCTAGACCCGATAGATGCAACCGATTGCCACTCAAATTGCAGTAGTTGAGTCAATAATTTTCAGGTTAAACACTCCCGTTCCCCCCTTGATCGGGCAGTCGGGCTGTTTTTATAAACCTGGACTAGATGTCACCCAGAAGTGGTGTATTCAGGAAAATATCGCTGAAAAAATTACCGATTTCGATATCGTTTGAACTCGGCCAACTGTTTGCTCCGGCTTAAGATTGCTCTGCACAAAAGGATAATAACCCTGACAATCCTTCTTTAACCCTGTTTCAATGGAGGTATTTGGTAAATCGCCCTTTTAATGTAACTGTATAAATCAGGCTTGTCAACCCTAAAACTATAAAGATTTAGTAAAGCAGGTAAATCTAAAAACTGCACCTATACATTATTAATTTGCAAGATAAAATTGAGGGTTTTTTACCGGAAATGTCCATGACAAAGCCTTGAGATGTAACTTTCGGGTTAATAGCCAACACCGGAATGACGAATGATTTTGCTCCGTCGATTTTACTTTCGTCAATAGTCTCTATTCAAAAAATATTAACCAAGTTATTTGAGCTAAAAAAGTTGGGATGATTTCAATGGCATAATTTAACTTTGAAACCCGTATGTACCAATTTTTATTTTTCAAAAAAAATCGGGTGGTCAGGAAACCACCCGAGACAATTGATTCAGATTTAAGCGGACCCCTTAGCCCATTGCCAACACTTCCGGAGATACGGTGACAAACATTCCGTTTAACTCTAGGGGATTGATATTTAAAACAACCCCTAAAATTTCATTCGTGCTGTTGATTTGAATCAGTGCATCGGGAATGCCATTGTTATCCACATCCACGAAGCGCTGATAGCTAATATCGTTTTGAGTCAACCCTCCGGTGAGGCCAATGCGATCGCCCTGGGCCGGATTGAAATCCAGAATATAGTCGGCCATTTGCGGCTCAACCACCCCAACGGCAGTGTCGCGACGGAGGACAAACAAATCGGCCCCTGCTCCTCCAATCAGAACATCCGCACCAAAATCGCCGATTAAAACGTCATCGCCGCTTTCACCATATAAATAGTCGTGGCCTTTGCCTCCCCGGAGAATATCATTGCCCTCCCCGCCAAAGACAACATCATTATCATTATTCCCGTTGATGATGTCATTGCCTGCACCGCCAAAAAGACTATCATCGCCTTTCCCGCCGCGTAGGAAGTTATTTCCGCCGGTTCCATAGATGCGATCGCGACCACTGTTCCCATTGATGACTTCCCCCTCAGACGAACCGATGATGATATCATCTCCATCTAATGCACGCAGTCCCAATGGGTAGCCATTCAGCGCCCCAGGAGCCAGTTGAACTCCCTCTGCATTGGCGGTGAGGTCAAAAAATCCCTGATTGTTGGGCGTTAAGGGTTGAGAAATTAGGGTAATTCCGTCCGTTGGAGGTGGGGTTGGAGTATGGAGAGGCACGATGGGTCGGGGTTGTGGTGGCCACGGGTCTTCCAGCGGAGTCGCAAAAACCTGGGTCCAATAGTGGGAGAAGTTGACATTACCTGTATCATTTTCCTGAAAATGATAGCCCACACCAATTTCGGTCACAGCGGGATTGAGGATATTGACCCGGTGTGAGGGACTATTCATCCATTCGAGGACGGTTTGCTCTGGTGTCGGCTGACCCCCCGCTACGTTTTCAGCAACCGTCTGGTAGTTGTAGCCTTGCAGGGTCACGCGATCGGCTGCAACAGTTCCATCGAAAGGATTGATATGGTCCAGAAAATCGCGCATTCCCATGTTGGCGCTATGGACCTGTGCTGCCGCCGCTAACTGCGGATTTAACGTGAGTGGGGCTAAACCCTGCTGCGATCGCTCTACGTTGGTGAGTTCGACAACACGATTGAGAAATGCTGAAGTCATTGATCTACTCCTGGTGTACATCATCCGCTTTCGGGGTCGGTTAAGTGGCGATGAATTTGCCAAATCAACCCCGGGCGGTTCGGAAAAATGGTCAAGCTAAATGCTCCCGTTCCTCCAGTGATCTGGGTGGAAGGAGGGAGTCGGTGGACTCTGTGCTAAATGTCAACCCCAAATTCTATGGCAACAAGATTTACGGGTTAATTTTCACCGAGTTTGCTGGAACTGTTGCAATTATTGTGCGCTAGTTTTAATCTACAGCGGTGAGAATAATAATTCCTGTAAACATCCCCTAGAAATCCTGTATTTTTGAGCGGTTTTGTAGCTCTTTGTTTTACTTTAAGTGAATAAATCAGGCGTGTCAATAGTAAATATATAAAGCTTTGTTAAAGCTAGGAACAAGAAAACCCAGCTTATATTCACCATCGATTGGCAAAATAAAATTGATCGCGATCTCGTAAAGCAGCGATCGCGATCACAGACAAGGGATACACAAGTACCCATTCTCTCAGCCATGCCTAGAAAAGCAATAGAAACTCCCGGAATATGTTTGCCAATTGTGAGCAGAGTTTAACCGCATCGCACTTAAACAACAGCCTCATTGCTAAAACAGTCTGACCGGGAGAGAATCCTCCAGGCGATCGCTTAAACCGAAATCACTTTGATACCCCATCCAGTTCTCAAATTTTCAAGCCCGGATGGAGTATCATCCCTCATTCAACTAGGACTAAACGGCCAAAGTCAAATCCCAGCGATTCAGCGTCCCCGTATCTCCGGGAACACAATCTCGGACCCACAACTTCCAAGACCCTTTAGCCGACTGATGGCAAAGCTGGCGGAGGGTGGGAGTGGTTTGTAGGGAGTAAGTCTTATTCAAACGAGTTTGATTGCCTAAAGTTCGGCTTTGTAATTGCATCGTATGACCATTCGGCGCAATTAAATAAACTTCTAAATCCCCGAGATAGCTGTGTTGGATATCCACCGTAACCCGGATATCCACAACTGCACTCGGGTCGGCAATCGAAATTTCGCTGATTAATCCCGGGCGATCGCTGCTGCCAAAAAGATTTAAGGGAAATAAACCCGATTGATTCCTTTGAAAATCGGGAATCGCCTGCCGACGGTTATTCTCAACCTGAACCTGGCGTGTGACCTGCATCGGCATCGCAAACAGCCGCTGCGCTCGTCGGACTGCATTATAGGCATTCACCTTGCCATAGCCAAACCATTGGGAATGACCCTTACTATCGTAAGTACCAAAGCGATTGCCCAGTTGAATATCGATATCCGGATCGATAATCTTATCCGCACTTTGCTCCAAAATCTGCTTAACCTGAGCAGCAGTCAAGTGCGGGTTAACCGAGAGGACCAATGCCGCCACCCCCGCAACCACAGGACAAGCACTGGAGGTCCCCCCGAAATAGCCCGTATAATCGCCGGAATCGTACCCTTTAGACCCGGTGCGATCGGTCGTGAAAATGCCCAACCCGGTTAAATACCCCTTAATCTCTGGGGGCGTGTTCACCGCACCCATTTCTTGAATCCACATTCCCGGCGGTGCATTATTACTCGGAGCACAGACGGAGATAGAGGGACCCCAATTACTATAGGCAGCCTTTTTAGCCAGACTGGTGCAAGCAGAGACGGTAATCACATCGGGATGGACCGCAAACCCACTCAGCCATTTGACTGACCCCTTGAGCAGGTTATTCGGCCAACCACTCTCGTTCACAGTGCCACTGGTGGGGCGGTTGGCATTGCCTGCGGCAAAGACAATCACACAACCCTTGCCATTGCGTCCTTCCGTGGCGGCCCGGGTAATGGCGGCCCTTTGACGCAGAGAGAGGGGAAAATAGACCGCAGAAGCCCCCCAGCTACAGGAAATGACTGAGGCTCCTTTGGTCATAGCCCAATCAAAGACTTGCTCAATGGATTCGTCATCCAGATAGCCCGTGGTCCGGATTGGCATCAGGGCGCAACCGGGGGCAACCCCAACGATACCAATGCCATTTTCTTCGGCAACGGCGACTCCGGCACAGGCGGTCCCGTGGTTGTCTGAATCTTCTTCTGGGAGGGGTAAAAAGTTTTTGCGTTTAAAGTCTCGGGGGGCGACGACTTTACCGGGACCTTGAAAATCCGGGTGATTGAGGTCGATCGCATCATCGGCGATGGCGACTACCACGGATCGGATGCCTCGGGTAATATCCCAGGCTTTTTCCGCTTCAATATGGGAACCCGGGGCGAGGTCGCGGCCTCCTTTGTTGTGTAAATACCACTGTTTATGATAAAAACTGCTGCGAGGCAGATAGTGGTTTTGGGTGGTGATGACGATGTTGGGTTCGGCGGTGAGAACCTCAGATTTTCGCATCAGCCGGTTGGCAATTTTGATGGGATTTTCTGTGGCAGTCCGACGAACATAACTAATAAAGGTGTTGGGGATGCCGTAAACGGGTTTATCGAGGTCCAGTTGGACGGCATCGGCGATCGCCTGTCGTTGGGTTTCGTCTACTGTTTGGGCAAATTGAATAGTAACCTCAT includes:
- a CDS encoding lysophospholipid acyltransferase family protein — its product is MQIPLLKSPIQSEKNPSVNSKISPWLASALYPLGRFVVLPAYFKEIEVIGREHIPTNGPTILAPTHRSRWDGILVAYAAGRHITGRDLRYMVSVDEFKGIYSWLIPRVGGFPIDRKRPGIASLRHGVELLEVGEMLAIFAEGAIFRDGKLHPLKPGLARLAIQAESLHPNLGVKIVPMNLEYQPTIPEWRSQVKITIAPPLEVSQYCLDTPKESGNQLTSDLEIALRAIGQGPR
- a CDS encoding CAP domain-containing protein, producing MNAEFLKRVVELTNAERAQRGLDPLTFNPQLAAAAQVHSVNMGMRDFIAHTDPVDRSSAADRVASQGYDYRTVAENVAAGEPTPEQTVQGWMDSPSHRANILSPAVTEIGVGYHFQENDTGNVNFSHYWTQVFGTPMTITTGPNNQASARPETSPSLQPPVEEVAPISDPLPPTPQASGQPPVEEVAPISDPLPPTPQTSGRPEIPAVTPPPTVGVALISEPLAPNNQGFFDLVGTSSVVQLTPGALNGYQFGLRGLAGDDIIIGSTDGELINGNEGRDRIYGTGGNNFLRGGMDDDTIVGADGNDTINGNQGNDVIFGSSGQNLLRGGQGDDSLYGGSGDDVLMGDFGTDVLTGGAGADLFVLRRDTVVGVTNPLEADFITDFNRAEGDRIGLTDGLTENDITYEAIIDLDNNGMNDTVIRIIDTNEILGVVLNINPSDLNGMFVSGSPDILATG
- a CDS encoding CAP domain-containing protein, producing MTSAFLNRVVELTNVERSQQGLAPLTLNPQLAAAAQVHSANMGMRDFLDHINPFDGTVAADRVTLQGYNYQTVAENVAGGQPTPEQTVLEWMNSPSHRVNILNPAVTEIGVGYHFQENDTGNVNFSHYWTQVFATPLEDPWPPQPRPIVPLHTPTPPPTDGITLISQPLTPNNQGFFDLTANAEGVQLAPGALNGYPLGLRALDGDDIIIGSSEGEVINGNSGRDRIYGTGGNNFLRGGKGDDSLFGGAGNDIINGNNDNDVVFGGEGNDILRGGKGHDYLYGESGDDVLIGDFGADVLIGGAGADLFVLRRDTAVGVVEPQMADYILDFNPAQGDRIGLTGGLTQNDISYQRFVDVDNNGIPDALIQINSTNEILGVVLNINPLELNGMFVTVSPEVLAMG
- a CDS encoding S8 family serine peptidase, with the protein product MTGPVYRSDASQSNPVGIGVSDQSLGILLQRGGEELLLLKLSDRFTVRPLEPNAPKDWFSQIPATHQQQLPNTQLEEFIVDEADLEKVMTAVRSLPEVAFVSHVYTVDNNPQMRVYLTDEVTIQFAQTVDETQRQAIADAVQLDLDKPVYGIPNTFISYVRRTATENPIKIANRLMRKSEVLTAEPNIVITTQNHYLPRSSFYHKQWYLHNKGGRDLAPGSHIEAEKAWDITRGIRSVVVAIADDAIDLNHPDFQGPGKVVAPRDFKRKNFLPLPEEDSDNHGTACAGVAVAEENGIGIVGVAPGCALMPIRTTGYLDDESIEQVFDWAMTKGASVISCSWGASAVYFPLSLRQRAAITRAATEGRNGKGCVIVFAAGNANRPTSGTVNESGWPNNLLKGSVKWLSGFAVHPDVITVSACTSLAKKAAYSNWGPSISVCAPSNNAPPGMWIQEMGAVNTPPEIKGYLTGLGIFTTDRTGSKGYDSGDYTGYFGGTSSACPVVAGVAALVLSVNPHLTAAQVKQILEQSADKIIDPDIDIQLGNRFGTYDSKGHSQWFGYGKVNAYNAVRRAQRLFAMPMQVTRQVQVENNRRQAIPDFQRNQSGLFPLNLFGSSDRPGLISEISIADPSAVVDIRVTVDIQHSYLGDLEVYLIAPNGHTMQLQSRTLGNQTRLNKTYSLQTTPTLRQLCHQSAKGSWKLWVRDCVPGDTGTLNRWDLTLAV